TCTCGAGAGTCGAGGTCGTGGTCACATCCCACCTTTGCGTATACTGTACGCATACTAGGACGCGGACAGCCGTCCTGTCAAGCGCGTCAGGGGGGAAGGGATGGCAGCTTCTACTTGACGGTGACGGCCAGGGCCGCGGACAGGGTGACCTGGGAGTCCCGCACCTGCGCGTCCGCCACGATCAGCCATGTGCCGCGCTTCCCGTCGTGCGGGATGTTCATGCTGGACGGCGACGTCGAGGTCACGCCCGCGAATCCTTCGAGGACGAACGGCTTCCGGCGCTGGACGATGCGCCCGGACGGATCCCGAAGTGTGACGCTGACGTCCGCGCGGGCTCCCGCCTGCGTCCGATTGCGGAGCCGGACGTCGAAGCCGACGAATCCGCCCGGCGTCACCGCGCCCTTCGAGCCGCCCCGAGGCGTGAGGGTGAGCTCGAGGCCGACGCCCTCGCAGGCGTCGCCCGTGCCGTTCTGGTTCGCATCGGTCTGCTGCGGGTTGTAGACGGACGGGCAGTTGTCGCAGGCATCGCCGATGCCGTCCTCGTCGGAGTCGGACTGCAACGCCCCCGCATACGGGGGATTGGGGCAGCTGTCGCACGCGTCCCCCACGCCGTCGCCGTCGGCGTCGGCCTGGGTCGGGTTGTACACGCCCGGGCAGTTGTCGCTGGCCGGAATCGCCACCCCGCCGGGACAATTGGCGGGAGCGGGCTCGTTCGGATCGTAGACGGTCAGCACGCAGTCTCCGTCCGCGTCGGCGTCGCAATCGTCTCCGACCCCATCCCCGTCGGCGTCGAGCTGTGCGGAGTTGGGCGTGCACGGACAGTTGTCGTCGCACCGGCTCACGTCCCCGGCCCGGCAGGGGTTGTCTCCCGGCGTGCCGTCCATGTCCCCGTCGTCGTCGATGCGGTCGGCGTCGGAGTCGGCGATGCCGATTCGCGGGATCGCGATGCATTTCAGCGACGGCTCGCACGCGTCCCCGAGCCCGTCGTGGTCGGTGTCGAGCTGGCCGGAGATCGCGATCTCGGCGGGACCGGTCACGCCGTTCATGTCGACGTCGCAGAGCGGGAGCGTCGCCGGCTGATTCGGATCGCACGCGCCGTTCGGCGCCATCGAGCAGTTGTCGCAGGCGTCTCCCACGAGGTCGAAATCCGCGTCCTCCTGGTTCGGGTTGTACGTCGAAGCGCAGTTGTCGTCGGCGAGCACGGTGATGCCGCCGGTGCAGTAGCCGGGGGCGGGGACGTTCGGGTCGTAGTGCGTCAGGACGCAATCGCGGTCGATGTCCACATCGCACGCGTCGCCGATGCCGTCTCCGTTCGCGTCCGCCTGGTCCGAATTGGGCTTGTTCGGACAGTTGTCGCACGCGTCCCCCACGCCGTCGCCGTCCCCGTCCGCCTGGTTTCCCAGCGCGAGCTCGTTGGGATCGGTCACGCCGTCGAAGTTGACGTCACATCGCGGCAGGGAGAGGACGTCGTTGGGATCGCAGGCGCCGTTCGGCAGGCGGGGACAGTTGTCGGAGCAGCCGGCCAGCGCGCCGCCGATGCAGCGGAAGATCGGGATCAGATTGTTGGGGTCGGTGAACCCCACGTTCGGATCGATCGCGGCGAAGACCGTGTTCGGGTCGGCCGGGAAGAACTGATCGATGCCGTCCCCGTCAAGGTCCGGGTCGCAGCTGTCCCCCGTGCCGTCGTGGTCGATGTCGGACTGCCTCTTGTCGAACAGGAACGGGCAGTTGTCGTTGCAGTTCGAGAAATTGCCGTTCGGGTCGGGGGCGCACGGCGGAAGGAGGTTGTTGGGGTCGCTCGGATCGGGGATCCCCTCGTTGACGCCGTCGTTGTCGTCGTCGAGGTCGCAGGCGTCCCCTTCCTTGTCGCGGTCGAAATTGCTCTGGGAGGGGTTGTAGACCGTGGGGCAGTTGTCGCAGAGGTCCCCGATCCCGTCGGAGTCGGCGTCGGCCTGCGTCGGGTTTCGCTTCGTCCGGCAATTGTCGTTGCAGCCGGTCGTCGCGCCGCCGGCGCACGTCGGGAGCAGCGACCCCGGGGCGTTGGGATCGGCGAGATCCTGGGGGACGAGGTCGTTGTCGCGGTCCGGGTCGCACGCGTCGCCCACGTGATCGCCGTCCTGATCCCGCTGGTTGCCGAGCGCGGACTCCGCCGATGTCGTGGTCCCGTCCAGATTCACGTCGCACGCGTAGGGGAGCGCCGTGAGCCCGCACGTGCCGTTCGGCACCGTGGGGCAGTTATCGCAGGCGTCGCCGATCCCATCGCGGAAGCTGACGCCGTTCGGATCCTCTGTCCGCCCGTTGGGATCGGCCTCCGTGTCGGCCTGGCCGCGGTTCAGGATCTCGTCGGGTTCCAGCTGGCGGTCATGATTGGCGTCGCAGAGGCTGAAGGTCGCTTCGTCGTTCGGATCGCAGTAGCCGTTGCGCCGCCTCGGGCAGTTGTCGCACGCGTCGCCGACGCCGTCGCTGTCCGCGTCGTGCTGCGTGGCATTGGTGGTGTCGGGGCAGTTGTCGTCGCATCCCGTCCGCTGTCCCCCGACACAGGGTTGATACCTGTTGGGATCCCCGTCGGCGTCCTCGAGAACGCCGTCGTCGTCCCGGTCCTTGTCGCACAGATCTCCGACGCGATCGCCGTCGAGATCGAGCTGGCCGCCGTGCAGGAGCTCGAAGGCACTCGGCCCGTTGGGGTCGGTCGCGCAGCGGAAGAACGTGGCCGGCACCTTCGGGTCGCACCCGTTCCTGACGAACCGGCAGTTGTCGCACGCGTCGCCGATCCCGTCGCCGTCGGCGTCCTCCTGCCCGGGGTTGAAGGCGAGCGGGCAGTTGTCGGTGCACGAGCCCGTGATCACGCCCCCCAGGCAGGGGTTGATGGGGATGCGCACGTTGGGATCGCCGGGCACGCCGTCCCCGTCGGGGTCGTTCGGATCTCCGGGGTTGGGGACGCGCTCGAAGGCGCCGATGTCGAAGCCGACCCCCGCGCCGCTCGAATTGAACGGCCGGAGCGAGTTCTGCACGTCGAACAGCGGCAGGCGGACCAGCCGCCGATACAGATTGTCCTGGGCTGGATCGTTCGGCACGGAGGGATCGCTGCCCGGATCCCCGTCCGGGCCCGGCTCCACCTGGAGAACTCCGTCCGATCCGGCATCGATGAGGGGCGACGTCGCCGAGGGGACGAACGCCGATCCCAGCCCCGGCGGATCATCCGGGGAGGGGACGAAGCCGGCGGGGTCGAACGCCGGGTCGATGCCGACGTTGCGATCGAGGCCGATGGGTGAGCGCGGGAGCCCGCCGTCTCCCGGGTGGTTGTCGAAGAAATCGTTTCCCGCGAAGACGGGGCGGGCTCGAAACGAGTTGATGCCCCCCGCCGTGACCCCGCGATTCCCGGTGACCACATTGTTGACGATCGAGGGGTGGAAGCTCGTCTCCTTCCCCTTCTCTCCCACGACGTTGATGCCCCCCCCGCTTCCCGGGAGGACCCTGGCCCCGACGGCGGAATTTCCGGCGATGACGTTGTGCGCGATGATCGGGATCGAGCGGTAGACATCTATGCCGCCGCCCCCCGCGTCGGCGCGGTTTCCGAGGATGACGTTGTTCGAGATCGACGGGACCGCGACCGTGCGGTCCACGGCGATCCCGCCGCCGTACCCGAAGTAGGCCCCGGTCGACGCCAGCGCGCGATTTCCGCGAATCGTGTTCCGGGTGATGGATGGCGACCCCGACGTCAGGCTCACGCCGCCCCCCATGCCCGCGATGGCGACGTTGTCCTCGATGAGGTTGCCTTCGACGATGGCGTCGGCGGCGATCGACATCCCGCCGCCGTGCGAGGCGCTCGTGGCCGTGCCGAGAACCTGGTTGCCGCGGATGATGTTGCCCGTGATCGTCGGCGCTCCACCCTGGACGAACACTCCGCCGCCGAGGAAGCCGAACCCGCCCTGGATCGTGAACCCCTGCAGCTTCGTCTCGGTCGAGGCGGGCAGGATCTGCACGACCGGGCCGCGCCCGCCCCCATCGAGAATCGTGATGTTGGGATCGGGCGTCGCGGCGTTGGGATCGCCTCCGATCAGCTTCAGGCCCGAGAGGAGGACGATCGTTCCGATGTACTTTCCCGGCAGGACCCGCACGGTGTCGACCCGGAGATCGAGAAAGACGTTGGGGTCGAGATTGAGCGACGCGAGGAGGATGTTGCGCGTGCTGGCGCCGTTGATCCCCGCCTGGACGGTTCGGTAGGGGTGCGCCTGCGACCCGTCCTCGTTCCCGCTGGTGTTGCCCAGGTCGACGTAGAAGGTGCCGGCGGCGATCGGCGCGGTGGCCAGCGCCGCGACCAGCAGCGCCCATGCGCCGGCGCGACGGACTCGGGTCGGAAGGGTGTTGTTCATGGTTGGGTGAGTTGTCGGCGTCGGAAGAATGGACACGCGGCGAGCGGCGTCAGGTCGGTGACCGGGGATCCACGGGGTGTCGAGGGCGCGCGAAATCTAGCACAGCGGTGCCGGCCATATCAGGCTTGTTCGTCACGGCTTTCCACCCGCCGGGCGCCCTCCAGAATGCCGTACACCCCCTCCTCGAGGTAGACCAGGGGCCGGAGCGCGGCGTAGCGCTCTTCGGCGGGTCCCTGCAGCAGGCGCTCGTCCACGCTCACCTCGAGAATCCTCCCGTAGAGGACAAGCTCTTCGTCGTTGAACCGTTTGGAGGAATCGAGAACGCACTCGAAGTGGGCCCTGCACTCTTCCACGAGGGGCGGCGCGACGCGGGTGGCGGGCCTCAGGGTCCAGACCGCCGGCTCTCCCTCGGAGGACGAGACGAGGCTCTCCGCCGCGAGCCAGACCTTCGGCGAGATCTCGTCCCCGGGCACGTTGACGACGAATTCGCGCGTCTCGAGGATGTTGATCGCGGTCCGATGGGAGATGCGGCACGCGAGGGAGAGGGTGGGAGGCTCGGAGGCGACCATCGAAATCCAGCTCTTGGCGGCGACGTGCACCTCCCCGCGCAGGCTCCTCGACGAGACGAGGACGATCTGGCCGATCAGGGGAGAGGGGCGCCATGCGCTCTTGGCGAGCGGCACACTTATCTTCTTGACGGAGTCACGGCGTATCATCTTGGGGTCCGCTTTCCGGAAGGGAGTCTGTTGGAATGCTCCGTGGCCGCAGCCGAATGTGGATGGACGGGAAGGGCATGGATTCTAACAAACCGCGCCGCGCGGCGTCCATGCGGGCTCGCCGCCGGCGATCGACGTGAGGATCATCGGCGGCGACTTGCGTGGGAGGAAGATCAAGGCCCCGCCGGGGATTTCGACGAGGCCGACATCCGATCGGGTTCGCGAGGCGATATTCAACGTGCTGGCCTCCCGGATCCGCGGCGCCGGATTCCTCGACGCGTACGCGGGGACAGGGGCGATCGGCATCGAGGCGCTCAGCCGGGGCGCGTCGACGTGCGTCTTCGTGGAGAACGGCGCGGTGGCGTCGAGGACGCTTCGGGAGAATCTCGCGGCGCTCGGGCTGAGCGACCGGGCGACCTCGATGGCTCTCACCTTCGACCTCGCGGTGCGCGAGCTTGCGAGATCGGGGCGGTCTTTCGACATCATTTACCTGGACCCACCGTACGCTGCGGGGGAAATCCTGGCTGCGCTCCATGCCTGCGCGTCGGATGAGATCCTCGCGGAGAGCGGCCTCCTCGTCGCGGAGCACGACTCGACGCGACCGCTTCCGGAACGGGAGGCCGGACTGCTCCTGGGCCGCACCCTGAAGTACGGCGGCACCTCGCTCTCGATGTACTCCCGCGGTTGACAAGACGCCGGTGGCTTCCTAACCTCGCGGGCGCGATGCGCGATCGCCATTCTCACCCCTTCCCGTGGCTCCTCCGGGCCTCCGTGCTCCTGATTCTCGTTCCGTCCGCGGCCTGCGTCTCCACCGCGAACTACAGGGCCGCCGTCGCCGAGAAGGAGAGGGTTCAGCGCGAGAACTTCGAGCTTCGCCGCAGCCTCGCCGAGGCGCGCGTCCGGGCGCAGGAGGCCCTCGAGGCCTCCTCCGGAGCGGCGCCGCCGGCGCGGAGCACCGGGGCCACCGACAACCGTGCCGGCGCGGACGGGGGAGTCGTGCCGGCGGCGATCGCACCCGAGGGATTCGCGGGGCCGTCGACGCCTATCTCGGATGAGGATGTCCGGCGGCCGGAGAGCGCCGCGCCGGCGGCCTCGGGGGCGGATGGCCTGCTCCGCGCCGCGCGGAGCTACATCAGTTCCGGCAAACCCCGGGAGGCGATCGACGTGCTCACCCGCCTCATCTCCGATTTTCCGTTCTCGCCCCTCCTCCCCGAAGCGTTCCTCGAAAGAGCGTCCGCCCGTCTCGGCCTCGGCGATCGCCACGGAGCCCTCGAGGACTTCGACACGGTCACCGAAGCGTTCCCGGCGAGCCCTCGCGCCGCGGAGGCCCGCCGGCAAGCCTCTTTGCTCCGCCACTGAACACGGTTGAACGTGTCGGGACAGGTCCATATATTCGCCCAGCCTGAGTAGGTGGCCGGCCCCGCAACCAGCCCTCTCGAGGCGTAACCGCTTGACAGATCTGACGATTTGGTTACCCTGAATCCGCCCTCCCGCTGGGGAGGTGGAGGATGCCGCCATGCAGAGGTTCCGTCCCCGTCACTGGGCGATCATCGTGGCCGTGTTGTTCGCTCTTTGCCTGACTGTTTCATTTTCACCGGCGAGAGCGGAAGAGCCTGAAAAGAAGGCCGCCGCCGAAGAGATGACGCCCCCGCAGCCGGCGAAGCCGACGGCCGAACAGGCCGCGACAGCGAAGGCGCGAGACACTGGTTCGACGCGTCCACCCAAGGCGGGAAAGATGGTGGGAAACCACTGGACCCCGTACGTTCCGCCGGATCCCGAGAGCTTCCCGGCCGGCTCCCAGGTTCACATCATCGAGCCGCACGACACGCTGTGGGATCTATCGGCGAAGTACCTCACGAACGCGTGGCTCTGGCCCCAGCTCTGGGACGTGAACCAGTACATCACCGATTCGCACTGGATCTACCCGGGTGATCCGCTGCTCCTGCCGGGGGCGCCCACCGTGATCGGTGAGGCTCCGGCGCAGCCCGCGCCCGTCGCGACGGCGGAGACGCCCGCGCCTGCGGCTGCGGCCGCGCAGGAGGAGTTCGAGGAGCCGCCGCCCGAGGTCCCCGCGGCTCCGGCGGCGCCGGCGATGCCGCCCCCTCCCGCGCTCCCACCGCTCGCGTCCAGCTCCGAGATCTACTGCAGCACGCGAATCCTGCCTTCCTTCGAGAAGCCGCCGCTCTTCGTCGCGGAAAAGGAGGAGGGGGCCAAGACGGTTCTCTCGAACGGCGACATCATCTTCCTGAGCCAGGGCTCACAGGCTGGGATTCAGCCCGGGCAGATATTCAGCGTCGTTCGGAACGAGCACGAGGTCTACCATCCCATGCATCCCGATGAGCGACTCGGCACGGCTGTGAGATCGATCGGCCGCGTCCGGATCATCGCCGTCCAGACGGACGCCGCGACGGCCGAAATCGTCAACGCCTGCGACGCCGTCGGCGTGGGCGACTCCCTGGTGCCGTTCCAGGAGGTGCCCGTCCCGCTCTCTTCGCCCGTCGCCTTCCAGCAGTACGGCGTCGAGATCAAGGGGGAGAACGACGGCTACATCATCCACGTCGCCGACGACAAGGCGAGCTTCGGCCAGGGGGACATCGTCAACATCAACCTCGGCTCGGACAACGGGGTGCAGTCCGGCGACCTGTTCACGGTGTTCCGTGAGTGGGGTGGCGCCGTCAACTTCTACGCGCCGGAGATGTACATCGACGGACAGCAGGCGAGGGCCGAGAAAATGAAGGAGACGGGCGCCCAGCCTCAGTTCAGTCAGATCGTCCTTGGCCAGCTCGTGGTCCTCGGCATCGAGGACAAGACCGCAACGGCCAAGGTGCTCGTTGCGGTCCGCGAGATGAGCGTCGGCGACAAGGTCGAGCTCAGGTAGCCCCGACCGGGCGGAGGGGGGCGCGCTCGCCGAAGACCTCGGCGGGGAACGCCTCCACGCACGCTCCCGCCCGCCAGGCGTCGCGACGGAGGCCTGCCTTGGAGCAGGCCTCCTCGATGAACCGCGTCGCGTCCCAGCCGCGCTCCCGAGCCACCTGGGGCAGGAGCACGCCCCGCTGGCCCCCCATCGTGACGATGAGCCCGTCCTCGCCGGCCGTGATCTCGGACGGCGAGCTCACGGGGCGCGCCGTCCCCAGAATCGAGATCTCGATCGAGATCCGCTCGAGCTCATCGAGCCTCACCGGCGCGAAACGAGAGTCCCTCGCCGCGGCCGCGGCGCATTCGGCCACCAAGTCGTCGAGGGATGCGCCCGCGCCCATGATGCCCACGCACCCGCGCAGACGGTCGCCCGCGTGCAGTGAAACGAAGAGGCCGGCGACGCGAGGATCCGGGAAGCACTCGGCACGAGGGCCCGGGAGTGATCCATCACCGAGATACCGGTCGAGGGTGGTGCGGGCGAGCGCCAGAAGCCGGGCGCGCGATTCCGATGACAATCGCCCCGGCCGGTCGAAGCCGGCCGGATCGCTCATGCGGGGGAGTCCTTGCGCCTCAGTCCCAGAAGATCGAGCGCCAGCCCCGCCTGTTCGAGCACGGCCAGAAGTCCCTCCACCTCGCTCGGCCGGATCTCGTCGGATATGTGATCGCCGTAGAACACGAGCGCGATGCGATCGCTCAGCCGGACCGGGGAGAGAAATGCGTTGGGAGGGATTCCCTCACCCATCCGTGTGTAGAACTCGTTCTCGTGAGCCCCGCCCGGCGGCGGCCCAAGGTAGTAGCTCCTCCCTCCGGCGAAGAGCGCCTCGAGCGCCGAGAGGGTGAAGGGCAGGACCAGTCCCTCGACGGACCAGACTGGATACGAGGCGGACAGGCCGGCGACGGGCACCAGGGCCTCGCCCATGCGCGCGAAGACGACGCACCGTCGAAACGTCTCCGCGGCCACCTCGATCAGCGAGGAGCAGACCTCCTCCAGCGTTTGCGACCGAAGGACGCGATCGATGCTTCCCTCGCGCGACGCCGCCTCGTCGATCGGCTCGGGAACGAGCTCGGAATGAGACACATCCGCGGCGCGGGCGCCGCCGGCGGCGGGAGGGCTCCATTCGGTGGCCGCCGTCGTCGCGTAGGCCGTCATCCCGTCGTCGGCCGGAAGGTCGGACGGTTCGGGAGCGATGTCAGGTGAGGCCGGCGCCGACGCCCGCGGCGGGGCGGAGAGGATGTCGGGCGCGGGGCGCGGGGCGTCCGCGCGCGGCCTGAGCATCTGGGCTCTCTTCGTGGAGGCACTGTCGAGACCCCGGAGCGAGAGCTCCCGGCTGAGCGTGATGTATCGCTTCGCGCGGGGGATGCTGTAGTACTTCTCGAGCACCTGGAAGAGGCGGATTTCGGGCGTGACGTACGGAACGAGCTGGAACCCGGTGGCGAAGGCGACCTCGTCGAGGGCCATCAGATCCTGCGGCGTGAGCATGACCAGGTGGAGCTTCTTGCCGTCGAACCGGAAGGGGATGATCTTGTACTTCTCGACGAGGCCTCGCGGGATGGAGCTGAGGACGGCGGCAGGGATCTCCTGCAGCATGTCGTAGGGAGCGTATCTCACCGAGTGCGCCTCGGCGAGAACCTCACCGAGCTCGTCCTCGCTGAGGTAGCCGAGCTCGATGAGGTTGGTGCCGAGATGTCCGCCCCAGATCATCTGCGCCTGGAGCGCCTTCTGGAGCTGGTCGGTGGTCAGCTTCCCCTTGGCGACCAGCAGTTCACCCAGCCGCCGAGCCATCGTCCCTCCGATTCAGTCCCGGGTCAGTTCCGGCGTCGCCGGGGTCCGCCGCGATCTCCGCCTCGCCCGTGATCTCCGCCGCGGGGGCCTCCGTGGCCCCCCTCACCGCCGTCTCCGCGCGAGGAGCCGCCGGCGTGGGCCTGCTGCGGGTGGCTCGCTCTCGCGGCGGCCACTTCCTCGTCGGAGAGAAGGGCGCGGCGGCTGAGACGGATCTTGTTCTGGCCGTCGATGTCGATCACCTTGACCGTGATCTCCTGGCCTTCCGACAACTCGTCGGTGACCTCACGGACGTGGTACGGAGCGATTTCGGAAACGTGGAGAAGCCCCTCCAGGCCGGGCATGATCTCGACGAACGCGCCGAAGGTGACGATGCGCTTCACCTTTCCCGTGTAGGTCTTGCCGACCTCGGCCTCGGCCGTCAGCTCGGAGATGATCTCCATCGCCAGCCGGGCCGACGCCTCGTCGATCGAGGCGATCTCGACCTTTCCGTCGTCGTCGATCTCGATCTTGGCTCCGGTCCGGTCCACGATGGAGCGGATCATCTTCCCGCCCGGTCCGATGACCTCGCGGATCTTGTCCTTCGGTATTCTCATCGTCAGCATGCGGGGCGCGAACGTGGAGATGTGATCTCTCGCGATGCCGATCGTGTCGGCCATGCGGTCGAGGATGAAGAATCTCCCCTCGCGCGCCTGAGCCAGTGCCTTCTCCATGATCGCGATGGAGATGCCGCCGATCTTGATGTCCATCTGGACGGCGGTGATGCCGTTGCGCGTGCCGGCGACCTTGAAGTCCATGTCGCCGTAGTGGTCCTCGACCCCCGCGATGTCGGAGAGAATCGCGTAGTCGTCCCCTTCCTTGAAGAGGCCCATCGCGATCCCCGCGATGGGGGCGCGGAGCGGAACGCCCGCGTCCATCAGCGCCAGCGCGCCGCCGCAGATGGAGGCCATGGAGGACGAGCCGTTCGATTCGAGGATGTCGGAGACCAGTCGGATCGTGTACGGGAAGCCGTCGGCGTCGGGAATCATCGCCTTGAGCGCGCGCTCGGCGAGCGCGCCGTGGCCGATTTCACGCCGGCCCGGGCCCCGCAGGAACTTGACCTCGCCCACGGAGAAGGGCGGGAAGTTGTAGTGGAGCATGAACCGCCGTTTCGACTCCCCCTCGAGGAAGTCGATTCTCTGTGCGTCCGCCGACGTTCCCAGCGTGACGGTGACGAGCGCCTGGGTCTCGCCGCGCGTGAAGATCGCGGAACCATGCGTGCGGGGAAGAATGCCGATCTCCGAGGAGATCGAGCGAATCTCCGCGAACCCTCTCCCGTCGACGCGGCGCCGGCGCGCGAGGATCTCCCGCCGGCAGATTTTCTGGAGAACGTCCTCGTAGATGCGCTTCGCGAGCGAGCGCTGGGCGGCGTCCTCGGGCGGGATTCCCTCCTGGAGGATCTGAAGGACTCTCCCCATCGCCTTGTAACTCTCGATCTTGCCGCGGATCGACAGGGCCTCGAGGAGCGGTCCGGAGATGCTCGCCTCGATCTTGGCGTAGAGATCGGCCGGGAACTCTTTCGATCGCACCGGGCGCTTGGTCTTGCCGAGCGCGCGCGCCATGTCCTCCTGGAGCTCGACGATCTTGACGATCTCGCGATGTCCGAACGCGATCGCCCGGACGATCTCTTCCTCCGAGACTTCGCTCGCGCCGGCTTCAACCATGACGACGTCGGTCTTCGTACCCGCGATCGCCAGGTCGAGACGGCTCGGTCCGGGCTCCTGATCCGACGGGTTCAGCACGAACTCGCCGTTGATGAGGCCCACGCGCACGGCGGCGATGGGTGTCGTGAACGGGATATCCGAGAGGAAGAGCGCGGCGGACCCGCCGGTGACGGCGAGGACGTCGGGGTCGTTCTGCTGGTCGTACGAGAGGACGAGAGCGACGACCTGGGTCTCGCAGTCCCATGCGTGGGGGAAGAGCGGACGCAGGGGGCGGTCGATGAGTCGGGACGTCAGGGTCTCCTTCTCGTTCGGGCGCCCCTCTCGCTTGAAGAATCCGCCGGGAATCTTCCCTGCCGCGTACGTGTTCTCACGGTAGTCGACCGTGAGCGGAACGAAATCGATGTTCTCCTTGGGCTTCCTGTCGGCGCACGCCGTGACCAGCACGACGGTGTCGCCGTAGCGTACCGTCACCGCTCCGTCCGCCTGCTTGGCCAGATGCCCGCACTCGATGGTCAGTTCGCGACCACCCACGTTGATGGTTCTCGTAATTCTCACTGATTCCTCCAGTCGTCGGCTTGTCTCAGTCTCTGATGCCCGGGCCTTCGGACGTCGCGGGGTGCTTCACACACCGTTCCCTGCGACTTCCGTGACGCAGGAGGGGAGCGGAGCTAAGGGCGGGTGATTCGATTCGATAAGGGGGGGACGAGTGCTGATAAATATAACCCTTAGTTTCGACTTCCCTCCGGCGCGACGGAACGGTCCGGAGTTCCTACTTGCGAATGCCGAGACGCTCGATCACCGTCTGGTAGCGTCCCGTGTCGTTGTCCTTCAGGTAATCGAGCAGGCGGCGCCGCTTGCCGACGAGCTTGAGCAGGCCACGTCTCGAATGGTGATCCTTGTTGTGCCCTTTGAAGTGCTCCGTGAGATCCTCGATGCGCCTGCTGAGCAGGGCGATCTGTACCTCGGGGGAGCCGGTGTCCGTCTCGTGGGCGCGGTGCTCTGAGATGATGACGGTTTTTCGCTCTTTCGAAAGCGCCAAGCTCAGTTCCTCCTTCCAGGGCGACCCGTCGGGGCACCGGATGACGTCGGGAGATGACCGGGCATCTTATCGGAGCCGCCCCCGCTTGTAAAGCCCACGGCCGACGGGATCAGATCGCGTCCCGCACGAGGATGATCCGCGGCTGGAGGGCGGGGCGCCCGACCCCGGGCACCTCGGCGACCCCCAGAAGGGATCCATCGGCCGCGAGGAGACGCAGGAATCTCCCGGGGACGAGGTCGGGCGCTCCCGCCAGGTCCGAGGCCTCGACGAGGCGCCCTGCCGACGCGAGGTGCGCGCCTCGCTCGGTGAGCCGGGCCGTTTCGATGCCGAGATCCAGCGAGTCGAGCGGGAGGACGTGCTCCAGGAGACGACCGGCGATTCCGGCCTGCACCGCGGCCTCGAGGCTGAGGGCGTTGCCGACGTCGAACGCGCCGGTCGCGGAGCGGCGCAGCGCCGCCAGGTGCGCGCCGCAGCCGAGCCGCCCGCCGACGTCGTGAGCGAGGGACCGGACGTACGTTCCGCCCGAGCAGACGACGGCGAAGGATGCGCGCCCCCCGTGCAGCCCCAGGATGTCGAAGCGATCGATGCGCACGTCGCACGGAGCCAGCGCGGCGGGCTCTCCCAGGCGCGCGAGGTGGTAGGCGCGCTTCCCGGCCACTTTCTTCGCGCTCCACGGCGGCGGCGCCTGCTTGAACGAGCCCACGAACGACGCCGCGGCCGCCGCGACCATCTCCAACGTGATTCCGTCGATGGAAACGCGATCCAGGACGCGCCCCGCGCCATCGTACGTGTCGGTCGTCTCTCCGAGGGCGATCTCGCCCGAATAGCACTTCACCGCACCGGCGAGGAACCGGGCGAGCCGCGTCGCCGCGCCGAGGCACAGCGCCAGCGCCCCGGTGGCCGCGGGGTCGAGCGTCCCGGTGTGTCCGACGCGCGCCGGATGCACGAAAGGTCGGATCGCCGCGACGACGTCGTGGGACGTGGGCCCGGCCGGCTTGTCGATGACGAGGACGCCGTCCATCTACTTCTCGTCTTCCCGTTCGCCGGGAGGTCCGGAGCCGCCGTCGGGCGTTCGCCCCTCGCGGATCAATCGCTCAATCCTTTCGACTTTCTCCGCCGTCGTATCCAGCTGGAACTCGAGCTCGGGGACGCGCCTGAGCCTGACCGCCCGGCCGACCTCCCGCCTCATCCGGCCCGCGGCGCGCGCGAGCCCGTCGAGTATCTCGGCGC
This window of the Acidobacteriota bacterium genome carries:
- a CDS encoding thrombospondin type 3 repeat-containing protein, coding for MNNTLPTRVRRAGAWALLVAALATAPIAAGTFYVDLGNTSGNEDGSQAHPYRTVQAGINGASTRNILLASLNLDPNVFLDLRVDTVRVLPGKYIGTIVLLSGLKLIGGDPNAATPDPNITILDGGGRGPVVQILPASTETKLQGFTIQGGFGFLGGGVFVQGGAPTITGNIIRGNQVLGTATSASHGGGMSIAADAIVEGNLIEDNVAIAGMGGGVSLTSGSPSITRNTIRGNRALASTGAYFGYGGGIAVDRTVAVPSISNNVILGNRADAGGGGIDVYRSIPIIAHNVIAGNSAVGARVLPGSGGGINVVGEKGKETSFHPSIVNNVVTGNRGVTAGGINSFRARPVFAGNDFFDNHPGDGGLPRSPIGLDRNVGIDPAFDPAGFVPSPDDPPGLGSAFVPSATSPLIDAGSDGVLQVEPGPDGDPGSDPSVPNDPAQDNLYRRLVRLPLFDVQNSLRPFNSSGAGVGFDIGAFERVPNPGDPNDPDGDGVPGDPNVRIPINPCLGGVITGSCTDNCPLAFNPGQEDADGDGIGDACDNCRFVRNGCDPKVPATFFRCATDPNGPSAFELLHGGQLDLDGDRVGDLCDKDRDDDGVLEDADGDPNRYQPCVGGQRTGCDDNCPDTTNATQHDADSDGVGDACDNCPRRRNGYCDPNDEATFSLCDANHDRQLEPDEILNRGQADTEADPNGRTEDPNGVSFRDGIGDACDNCPTVPNGTCGLTALPYACDVNLDGTTTSAESALGNQRDQDGDHVGDACDPDRDNDLVPQDLADPNAPGSLLPTCAGGATTGCNDNCRTKRNPTQADADSDGIGDLCDNCPTVYNPSQSNFDRDKEGDACDLDDDNDGVNEGIPDPSDPNNLLPPCAPDPNGNFSNCNDNCPFLFDKRQSDIDHDGTGDSCDPDLDGDGIDQFFPADPNTVFAAIDPNVGFTDPNNLIPIFRCIGGALAGCSDNCPRLPNGACDPNDVLSLPRCDVNFDGVTDPNELALGNQADGDGDGVGDACDNCPNKPNSDQADANGDGIGDACDVDIDRDCVLTHYDPNVPAPGYCTGGITVLADDNCASTYNPNQEDADFDLVGDACDNCSMAPNGACDPNQPATLPLCDVDMNGVTGPAEIAISGQLDTDHDGLGDACEPSLKCIAIPRIGIADSDADRIDDDGDMDGTPGDNPCRAGDVSRCDDNCPCTPNSAQLDADGDGVGDDCDADADGDCVLTVYDPNEPAPANCPGGVAIPASDNCPGVYNPTQADADGDGVGDACDSCPNPPYAGALQSDSDEDGIGDACDNCPSVYNPQQTDANQNGTGDACEGVGLELTLTPRGGSKGAVTPGGFVGFDVRLRNRTQAGARADVSVTLRDPSGRIVQRRKPFVLEGFAGVTSTSPSSMNIPHDGKRGTWLIVADAQVRDSQVTLSAALAVTVK
- a CDS encoding flavin reductase, which encodes MPLAKSAWRPSPLIGQIVLVSSRSLRGEVHVAAKSWISMVASEPPTLSLACRISHRTAINILETREFVVNVPGDEISPKVWLAAESLVSSSEGEPAVWTLRPATRVAPPLVEECRAHFECVLDSSKRFNDEELVLYGRILEVSVDERLLQGPAEERYAALRPLVYLEEGVYGILEGARRVESRDEQA
- the rsmD gene encoding 16S rRNA (guanine(966)-N(2))-methyltransferase RsmD; its protein translation is MRIIGGDLRGRKIKAPPGISTRPTSDRVREAIFNVLASRIRGAGFLDAYAGTGAIGIEALSRGASTCVFVENGAVASRTLRENLAALGLSDRATSMALTFDLAVRELARSGRSFDIIYLDPPYAAGEILAALHACASDEILAESGLLVAEHDSTRPLPEREAGLLLGRTLKYGGTSLSMYSRG
- a CDS encoding tetratricopeptide repeat protein, coding for MRDRHSHPFPWLLRASVLLILVPSAACVSTANYRAAVAEKERVQRENFELRRSLAEARVRAQEALEASSGAAPPARSTGATDNRAGADGGVVPAAIAPEGFAGPSTPISDEDVRRPESAAPAASGADGLLRAARSYISSGKPREAIDVLTRLISDFPFSPLLPEAFLERASARLGLGDRHGALEDFDTVTEAFPASPRAAEARRQASLLRH